The sequence ACCTATCTCAAGATCCCGAAAGACTTCGTTGTAATGTAATACGCCAAGGTGTTTATTGTTGATGATGACCTTATATCCTATGTCCGTTTTTTGATACACGAGCAGCTCCACCGAGTCATTTTCCTTAACCGTAAGATCATGGTTGCTTAGAAAACGTGAAATGCGTGCAGTAGCCGCAATACGGCCCGTTTGTTCATCTAAATACAGCCTTACCAGGTGGTATTGGCCAGGCTGCATGCGCAGCTCCTGTTGCGACAATGGTACGAAAAGGTCCTTCATCAGGCCCCAGTCAAGAAAAGCGCCGTGCTTGGAAGTGTCCACAACCTCCATCATGGCTATCTCATCTACTATAGCCTTCGGTTTTTGAGTAGTGGCAATGATCCGGTTCTCCGAATCATGATAAAGAAATACCTCTATTTCATCTCCGTCTTTGACACCTTTGGGCACGAATCTCTTCGGCAACAGTATCTCTTCACCTTCACCGCCGTCGAGGTAAACGCCAAAATCAAGTTGTTTTATAACCCTCAGGTTATTAAACCTGCCAATTTCTGCCATATCTTTTAATGAAGTGGCGAAGGTATGTCTTTATTATTATTGTTTTCCCGGGTCATGGTCAGCAGGCAAACCGATTCCTGCTTGGCTTTTATCCGGAATGGAATGTGTTCGTGCAATACGACCATTTGCCCCCGGCTTAGCTCCACGGTATCACTTCCTGCAGAAAAGGCGATGTCGCCATCCAGCATTTGCAAGGTCATTACACCAGTCCCCTCAACGGTAGCAGGTGTTGTTTCGGTGCCGGCATGTAGCGCCATCAATACGATCGTAAGTTGATCGGTTTTGAAAACGGTTATCGCGTTGCGAT comes from Polluticoccus soli and encodes:
- a CDS encoding S1 RNA-binding domain-containing protein, which codes for MAEIGRFNNLRVIKQLDFGVYLDGGEGEEILLPKRFVPKGVKDGDEIEVFLYHDSENRIIATTQKPKAIVDEIAMMEVVDTSKHGAFLDWGLMKDLFVPLSQQELRMQPGQYHLVRLYLDEQTGRIAATARISRFLSNHDLTVKENDSVELLVYQKTDIGYKVIINNKHLGVLHYNEVFRDLEIGDKEKGFIKTIREDNKIDVSLGERGYSRVEGEAEKILRLLKENDGYLPYHDKSDPEDIYDFFGMSKKTFKMTIGALYKQKQIELTQTGIKLLEE